The Plasmodium knowlesi strain H genome assembly, chromosome: 14 genome has a segment encoding these proteins:
- a CDS encoding cytoadherence linked asexual protein, putative: MTSLRNIQVLFLFLLLFISKNVIGYVSVKENLEELKYVVEGKEMFDNLKGLERIIIQSLKYDKVLVPVLNPNVEEYLNMSNFMILKHNINGENQIKVVIPGPNADIHDLIKYEHVTKQQIIQTYDSENSDSVKKKLLLLKALKITKLMLIPMHAYEKTKDLKKALEELNAVFFPKDEEVCKENSYQYSKSYFEKIINYINRVKRKESKDNAYSTIIIGEDLQKIQESNDLFFTTNDNIEFMSKLDKIANHFGIAMYNLVGSNLIALGHFLVLQLALRRYDQFFKFGKMRFFNWQKILSFSATDRFKVLDTMCNVQGFHDVLAKRRVNYLKDDRTSTFDECNILEFLVHYFNKYQNSLVSGLYQEDFKVHYLQEHTDIKNEFFKFMCNDINHCNIYNSKLFLSENDPMRPLNSDSPYYKSISAYNLYTNFFYFTRHYNEFTLNHILYVHFLNLTGILNNENKAFVTALYLPGYYNAIELSYDQESLLTDLIGNLLKCVEKCNSIEDPPKESVYYDSSMEDYGQSKSTKCNLCKGVFTYINSKHEESSSMLQKFFTFVTKIMNINSVSTLVRNLGVYEEYDNFLTNDINWYTFLLLLRLTSYKKIAEKDVADAMYLDLRKEDKFNKTVTTNYWYPSYLKKAYTLYVRNRMAINLVEKLENLLSKGTIEKIKKSVRFLLHVNSFLQLDFFHNLNEPRPGEYRMNPLSMELESQFAEWSSNSNLGYFFLNYDNPDTRKEMHEKLRSDRMVIPKFHKVSVMLRKHISKAYVSYFNQRHVRNLYEKFDSFNVSNKIVLMRDSYESYLENYKDIIFLADIFNMRKYLTATPRAKKISDRIYYFIHNILGNSVNFYKYGMIYGFVINKEYFKEVANELYTIFKLNQHIFTDISFLQTVYLLSRKIENSFNVQRRNDKISINNLFFLNVSSNYSKMSKEERLEELNNSMASRFFSKTFFSTFQTMFVSLISNKADKLDKQYGSANMLGLTLSEKAFMKYALIYHGSIMDNITNSLVPTYAKKPIEQLKYGKTFILSNYFMLSSQVYSLLNLNNLSQLCEYQAISSSSYYSQKKLGRFIDKKMLPIVVYYLILRVHGVRAVPNDFVDWYNIILRFNQFHPSICVTVHMMTNLYFDTPHVFPSSLGDKLGEQTEHMAALKPSSKPFVFGFTKMLWLELLNGMSCIFALYPFVRYYAFQQNFVYFFVNPFRFMDRFNTPVDSYIKNMVRIHFRKYTTDEIIKFAEKTILNIKRQGKIEEAMESRLEAKRINEHPIIQRLNQDFPMIAPQEYERLQKMDSVLYGDDNLVFDSLDKEEKFLNDKYIISDVPEEDEGESPPGSKQSSPIENEGKNNNEENMNGQNNNEETNNEENKNEENKNEETNNEETNNEETKYEETKYEETNNEETNNEEINNEETKYEETNNEVGEKSTSSPEATFVENNKKEMSVGGYENEPNELNVTVGEQELNEDEDMLDDKLMIKRKIIGEE, from the exons atgacttcACTGCGTAATATACAAGTTCTTTtcctgtttcttcttttatttataagTAAAAATGTAATCGGCTATGTGAGTGTAAAGGAAAATCTGGAGGAATTAAAATATGTTGTTGAGGGTAAGGAAATGTTTGACAATTTAAAAGGATTAGAAAGGATAATAATACAATCATTAAAATATGACAAAGTGCTAGTACCCGTGTTAAATCCAAATGTTGAGGAATACCTGAATATGTCTAATTTCATGATACTTAAACATAATATTAATGGTGAGAACCAAATTAAGGTGGTTATACCAGGACCAAATGCTGATATCCACgatttaataaaatatgaaCACGTTACAAAGCAGCAAATAATACAAACTTATGATTCAGAGAACTCGGATTCGGTTAAGAAGAAGTTATTGCTTTTGAAGGCATTAAAAATAACGAAACTTATGTTAATACCTATGCATGCCTATGAGAAAACAAAAGACTTAAAAAAGGCACTAGAAGAGTTGAATGCTGTATTCTTTCCgaaagatgaagaagtttGCAAGGAAAATTCTTATCAATATTCCAAATcgtattttgaaaaaattataaattatattaatagagtaaagaggaaggaatccAAAGACAATGCATATTCAACTATAATAATTGGAGAAGACCTACAAAAAATACAGGAATCTAATGATTTGTTTTTTACGACAAATGATAATATTGAATTTATGAGCAAATTAGATAAGATAGCCAATCATTTCGGAATAGCTATGTACAATTTAGTTGGTTCTAATCTTATAG CATTGGGACATTTCCTTGTTCTACAATTAGCCCTTAGAAGATAtgatcaattttttaaatttggaaaaatgagATTCTTTAACtggcaaaaaattttaagtttTAGCGCGACGGATAGGTTTAAAGTACTCGATACAATGTGTAATGTGCAAGGTTTTCATGATGTCCTAGCAAAACGAAGAGTAAATTATTTGAAAGATGACAGAACATCAACGTTTGATGAGTGTAATATATTAGAATTTCTAGTTCATTACTTCAATAAATATCAAAACTCATTAGTTTCTGGTTTATATCAAGAAGATTTTAAAGTTCATTATTTGCAAGAACACACTGACATAAAGAacgaatttttcaaatttatgtGCAATGATATAAATCACTGCAATATATATAACAGCAAACTATTTCTTAGTGAAAATGATCCTATGAGACCGTTGAACTCTGATTCCCCTTACTATAAGTCGATAAGTGCTTACAACTtatatacaaattttttctattttacaAGACATTACAATGAATTTACCCTCAACCATATTTTGTACGTACACTTTTTAAACTTAACTGGAATTTTAA ACAACGAGAACAAGGCCTTTGTAACTGCGCTATATTTACCTGGATATTATAACG CCATTGAATTATCCTATGATCAAGAATCTCTACTTACGGATCTGATAGGAAACTTACTGAAAT gtgttgaaaaatgtaattcaATAGAAGATCCACCAAAAGAATCGGTATATTATGACAGTTCAATGGAAGATTATGGTCAAAGTAAATCCACGAAGTGTAATCTTTGCAAGGGAGTattcacatatataaacTCGAAGCACGAAGAATCATCTTCTatgttgcaaaaatttttcacttttgttacaaaaattatgaacataaATAGCGTAAGCACATTAGTAAGAAATTTGGGTGTTTATGAAGAATATGACAATTTTCTAACAAACGATATCAACTGGTACACATTTTTACTGTTACTGAGGCTTACATCCTATAAAA AAATTGCCGAAAAGGATGTTGCAGATGCTATGTATTTAGATTTGAGGAAAGAAGACAAGTTTAATAAAACTGTTACCACGAATTATTGGTATCCAtcgtatttaaaaaaggctTATACTTTGTACGTACGAAATAGAATGGCTATCAATCTAGTAGAAA aaTTAGAGAATTTACTAAGTAAAGGAACaatagagaaaataaagaaatctGTAAGATTTTTGCTTCACGTAAATTCCTTTTTACAATTggatttttttcacaacCTAAATGAACCAAGACCTGGAGAATATCGTATGAATCCACTGTCCATGGAACTTGAAAGTCAATTTGCCGAATGGAGTTCAAACTCTAATTtaggttatttttttttaaattatgatAATCCTGAcacaagaaaagaaatgcatGAAAAACTCAGATCAGATAGAATGGTAATACCTAAATTTCACAAAGTGTCTGTTATGCTAAGAAAGCACATTTCTAAAGCATATGTATCTTATTTTAATCAGAGGCATGTAAGGAATTTATACGAGAAATTTGATTCCTTTAATGTAAGTAATAAAATTGTACTAATGAGGGATTCATACGAATCGTACTTAGAGAATTACaaggatataatatttttagcAGATATATTTAATATGAGGAAATATTTGACTGCCACTCCCAGAgccaaaaaaatttcagATAGGATATACTATTTTATTCATAACATTTTGGGTAACTCTGTAAATTTCTATAAATATGGTATGATATATGGTTTCGTGATTAATAAGGAATATTTTAAAGAAGTTGCAAATGAACTgtatacaatttttaaattgaaCCAGCATATCTTTACggatatttcttttttgcaaactGTATATTTACTTAgcagaaaaattgaaaatagtTTTAACGTGCAGAggagaaatgataaaata aGCATTAacaatttattctttttaaatgtcTCAAGTAATTACTCTAAAATGAGCAAAGAAGAGAGATTAGAAGAATTAAATAATTCCATGGCCTCtagatttttttcaaaaacctttttttccacatttcaaACAATGTTTGTTTCATTAATAAGTAATAAAGCAGATAAGCTTGATAAACAATACGGAAGTGCTAATATGCTAGGATTAACGCTGAGTGAAAAGGCATTTATGAAGTATGCTCTTATATACCATGGTAGCATAATGGATAATATAACGAACAGTCTTGTTCCTACTTATGCCAAGAAGCCGATAGAACAattaaaatatggaaaaacatttattttatcgaATTATTTTATGTTGTCTTCACAAGTATATTCATTgttaaatttaaataatttaagcCAATTGTGTGAATATCAAGCAATAAGTAGTTCTAGTTATTATTCTCAGAAGAAACTTGGTCGATttattgataaaaaaatgttacctATTGTTGTGTATTATTTAATTTTGAGAGTTCATGGTGTTAGAGCTGTTCCGAACGATTTTGTAGATTGGTATAATATCATTTTAAGGTTTAATCAATTTCACCCCTCCATATGTGTTACTGTGCATATGATGACTAATTTATATTTCGATACTCCACACGTTTTCCCCTCTTCACTGGGCGATAAATTAGGTGAACAAACTGAGCATATGGCAGCTTTAAAACCAAGTTCGAAACCATTTGTTTTTGGATTCACAAAAATGCTCTGGTTGGAATTACTTAATGGCATGTCCTGCATTTTTGCTCTGTATCCTTTTGTGCGTTACTATGCTTTTCAGCAGAattttgtttactttttcGTAAATCCATTCCGTTTTATGGATAGGTTTAATACGCCAGTTGATagttatattaaaaatatggttCGAATACATTTTAGAAAATATACAACAGATGAAATTATAAAGTTTGCAGAGAAAACCATCTTAAATATTAAAAGACAAGgtaaaattgaagaagcaATGGAGTCTAGATTGGAGGCTAAAAGGATTAATGAACATCCAATTATACAACGTTTAAATCAAGATTTTCCTATGATAGCACCACAAGAGTATGAAAGActgcaaaaaatggattcTGTATTATATGGAGATGATAATTTAGTTTTTGATTCACTcgataaagaagaaaaatttttaaacgacaaatatataatatcaGATGTTCcggaagaagatgaagggGAATCGCCACCAGGATCCAAGCAAAGTTCTCCAATTGAGAATGaaggtaaaaataataatgaagaaaatatgaatggacaaaataataatgaagaaactaataatgaagaaaataagaatgaagaaaataagaatgaagaaactaataatgaagaaactaataatgaagaaactaaatatgaagaaactaaatatgaagaaactaataatgaagaaactaataatgaagaaattaataatgaagaaactaaatatgaagaaacaaataatgaagtaggggaaaaaagtacGAGTTCTCCAGAAGCAACATTtgttgaaaataataaaaaggaaatgtctGTAGGCGGTTACGAAAATGAACCGAATGAACTAAATGTAACAGTTGGTGAACAAGAACTaaatgaagatgaagatATGCTCGATGATAAACTAATGattaagagaaaaataatcgGGGAAGAATAA